From a single Stackebrandtia endophytica genomic region:
- a CDS encoding ABC transporter permease gives MSKTSTETRTDSGSEEGLVSKERTQTQMVLRRFMRHRLAVTSLIVLLILVLISVLGPYLWKWDHGSHAGDVPIAKGPSGEHPFGTTRKAQDVLGLVIRGTQQSLKIGLLVALLDIGIGAIWGAVAGLFRGWVDAIMMRIVDVIFVVPFLAVVAALSSGITRVSWFEIALLIGLLGWGTTARLVRGQVLSLREQEFVEAARAVGASNTRIVFRHLLPNVTGIILVSATLAIVGAILTEAALSFLGFGIQAPDTSLGAQVSDGAGASMTKPWLFYFPGIALVLICLTFNFIGDGLRDAFDPRQTLERK, from the coding sequence ATGAGTAAGACAAGTACGGAAACGCGTACCGATTCCGGGTCCGAAGAGGGGCTGGTATCGAAGGAGCGCACCCAGACACAGATGGTGTTGCGACGCTTCATGCGCCACCGCTTGGCGGTGACCTCGCTGATCGTCCTGTTGATCCTGGTCCTGATCTCCGTGCTCGGACCATATCTGTGGAAATGGGACCACGGTTCCCACGCCGGGGACGTCCCGATCGCGAAGGGCCCCAGCGGCGAACACCCGTTCGGCACGACCCGTAAAGCTCAGGACGTTCTGGGGCTGGTCATCCGCGGCACCCAGCAGTCCTTGAAGATCGGCCTGCTGGTCGCGTTGCTGGACATCGGCATCGGTGCCATCTGGGGCGCGGTCGCCGGCCTCTTCCGAGGCTGGGTCGACGCCATCATGATGCGTATCGTCGACGTCATCTTCGTCGTGCCGTTCCTCGCGGTCGTCGCCGCGCTGTCCAGTGGTATCACGCGGGTCAGCTGGTTCGAAATCGCTCTGCTGATCGGTCTGCTCGGTTGGGGCACCACCGCCCGACTGGTTCGAGGCCAGGTGTTGTCATTGCGGGAACAGGAGTTCGTCGAGGCCGCGCGGGCCGTCGGTGCCTCCAACACCCGCATCGTGTTCCGCCACCTGCTGCCCAACGTCACCGGCATCATCCTGGTGTCGGCCACGCTGGCCATCGTTGGCGCGATCCTGACCGAGGCGGCGCTGTCCTTCCTCGGGTTCGGTATCCAGGCGCCCGACACCTCGTTGGGTGCCCAGGTCTCCGATGGAGCCGGAGCGTCCATGACGAAGCCATGGCTGTTCTACTTCCCGGGTATCGCGTTGGTCCTGATCTGTTTGACCTTCAACTTCATCGGTGACGGCTTGCGTGACGCCTTCGACCCACGGCAGACCCTGGAGCGGAAATGA
- a CDS encoding ABC transporter permease produces MLAYTIRRLLIAIPILLIASMFAFFLVEVSSDPINNYRQQLEQNAVASGMDAKAIDASVELFEERNYYDRSTPERYWLWLTGIGGNGDIGLLQGEFGPSLRGGGNYDIKAELGKRFFITLRLVFLATIFSMGLAMLAGVIMAVRQYKKIDYILTLIGFVALSMPVFWFAQLIKNTAVSYNKATGTDTFATYGDSAPGGTGGMSTGEAILDALSHLVLPTLVLMLAGYAGASRFQRSAMLDVLNSDYVRLARAKGLRNGTVMRRHALRTALIPMATIAPVAILAAMAGAVVTETVFEWQGMGKFFVDALGQRDPFAIQAFLIISGALTVVGVLISDLLYGIVDPRIRYE; encoded by the coding sequence TTGCTTGCATACACGATTCGGCGATTGTTGATCGCCATACCCATCCTGTTGATCGCGTCGATGTTCGCGTTCTTCCTGGTGGAGGTATCGAGCGATCCGATCAACAACTATCGACAGCAGCTCGAACAGAACGCCGTGGCCTCCGGCATGGATGCCAAAGCCATCGACGCGTCGGTCGAGCTGTTCGAAGAACGTAACTATTACGACCGATCCACACCCGAGCGCTACTGGTTGTGGTTGACCGGTATCGGCGGCAACGGCGATATCGGACTGCTCCAGGGTGAGTTCGGGCCGTCGCTGCGCGGCGGCGGCAATTACGACATCAAGGCGGAACTGGGCAAGCGATTCTTCATCACGCTTCGCCTGGTCTTTCTCGCCACGATCTTCTCCATGGGCCTGGCGATGCTGGCCGGTGTGATCATGGCGGTGCGTCAGTACAAGAAGATCGACTACATCTTGACACTCATCGGTTTCGTGGCACTGTCCATGCCGGTGTTCTGGTTCGCGCAACTGATCAAGAACACGGCGGTGTCCTATAACAAGGCGACCGGAACCGATACCTTCGCCACCTATGGCGACAGCGCACCCGGCGGTACCGGTGGAATGTCCACCGGTGAAGCCATCTTGGACGCACTATCCCACCTGGTGCTTCCCACCCTGGTCCTGATGCTGGCCGGTTACGCCGGCGCCAGCCGATTCCAGCGGTCGGCGATGCTTGACGTCCTGAACTCCGATTACGTGCGATTGGCCCGAGCCAAGGGATTGCGCAACGGTACGGTGATGCGGCGACACGCCCTCCGTACCGCGTTGATTCCGATGGCCACGATCGCTCCGGTCGCCATTCTGGCCGCGATGGCCGGCGCCGTGGTCACCGAGACCGTCTTCGAGTGGCAAGGCATGGGCAAATTCTTCGTTGACGCCCTCGGCCAACGAGATCCGTTCGCGATTCAGGCGTTCCTCATCATTTCGGGCGCCCTGACCGTGGTCGGCGTGCTCATCTCCGACCTCCTGTACGGCATCGTGGACCCAAGGATTCGTTATGAGTAA
- a CDS encoding ABC transporter family substrate-binding protein: protein MRLSRKPAALLASGVVAALALTACGGGDGDDSEGSANVGGLEACIDDPNNCNAAERKQGGELTWALSSGWDAWNGNTAAGNSLYLTQVTTGISIPTGQFLPDSTWEWSRDLLAKEPELIQESPMVVRYEVRPEAVWDDGTPIGSLEDFLFHRNSLTSNKDLCNADCDPAAVSYGDNVESIDEVDGGIEVTFVEGYLDPEWSLSVPISLPSHIATEEGFDWQNDPAEMGEAATWFNSTIPYWSAGPYKIDVDSVNMGQSLSLVPNEAWYGEIKPTLDKINLEVISEQPTMLTALENGEIHGSEPASLQADVAEQAGDLPGVVSSIGPRPAWDHIDMNLNNSFLSDIEVRKAIFTAISLDQILEATYDPITESEKRTNHVFPATSPYHEDIISELGQGSGDIEAAKKILADAGYELDGETLKNKDGSDIEPLSLVWLEGNEMREITMTLLQSTLEKLGIPSELNPNAPDKLGTTLAERKFDIVEFGWIGSPAFTGSPSQYWNSGSSSNYAGLKSDAIDEATEAVLLTTDFAEAAALANEAAKLVAAEYAILPVVTTPGLIVMSDTIANIRPNGATQTGPFYNIAEWGFKA from the coding sequence ATGCGATTGAGTAGAAAGCCTGCGGCGCTACTTGCCTCAGGTGTGGTCGCCGCCTTGGCGCTGACCGCCTGTGGCGGTGGCGATGGCGACGACTCCGAGGGTAGCGCCAACGTCGGTGGTCTGGAAGCCTGCATTGACGACCCCAACAACTGCAACGCTGCGGAGCGCAAGCAGGGCGGCGAGCTCACCTGGGCACTGTCCTCGGGTTGGGATGCCTGGAACGGCAACACCGCCGCCGGCAACTCGCTGTACCTGACCCAGGTCACCACCGGTATCTCCATTCCGACCGGTCAGTTCCTGCCGGACTCGACTTGGGAGTGGAGCCGGGACCTCCTGGCCAAGGAGCCCGAGCTGATCCAGGAATCCCCGATGGTCGTCCGCTACGAGGTGCGGCCCGAGGCCGTCTGGGACGACGGAACTCCGATCGGCAGCCTTGAGGACTTCCTCTTCCACCGCAACAGCCTGACCAGCAACAAGGACCTGTGCAACGCCGACTGTGACCCGGCTGCGGTGTCCTATGGCGACAACGTCGAGTCCATTGACGAGGTTGACGGCGGCATCGAGGTCACCTTCGTCGAAGGCTACCTCGACCCCGAGTGGAGCCTCAGCGTGCCGATCAGCCTTCCGTCGCACATCGCGACTGAAGAGGGCTTCGACTGGCAGAACGACCCGGCCGAGATGGGCGAGGCCGCCACCTGGTTCAACTCGACCATCCCCTACTGGTCGGCCGGACCGTACAAGATCGACGTCGACTCGGTCAACATGGGTCAGTCGCTGAGCCTGGTTCCGAACGAGGCCTGGTACGGCGAGATCAAGCCGACCCTGGACAAGATCAACCTCGAGGTCATCTCCGAGCAGCCGACCATGCTGACCGCGCTGGAGAACGGTGAGATCCACGGTTCCGAGCCGGCCTCCCTGCAGGCCGACGTGGCCGAGCAGGCCGGTGACCTGCCGGGTGTCGTGTCCTCCATCGGCCCGCGTCCGGCGTGGGACCACATCGACATGAACCTGAACAACAGCTTCCTGTCCGACATCGAGGTCCGCAAGGCGATCTTCACCGCCATCAGCCTCGACCAGATCCTGGAAGCCACGTACGACCCGATCACCGAGAGCGAGAAGCGCACCAACCACGTCTTCCCCGCCACCTCCCCGTACCACGAGGACATCATCTCCGAGCTGGGACAGGGCAGCGGTGACATCGAGGCGGCCAAGAAGATCCTGGCCGACGCGGGCTACGAGCTCGACGGTGAGACCCTGAAGAACAAGGACGGCAGCGACATCGAGCCGCTGAGCCTGGTCTGGCTCGAGGGCAACGAGATGCGTGAGATCACCATGACGCTGCTCCAGTCCACCCTGGAGAAGCTGGGTATCCCGTCCGAGCTGAACCCGAACGCTCCGGACAAGCTGGGCACCACGTTGGCCGAGCGCAAGTTCGACATCGTCGAGTTCGGTTGGATCGGTTCGCCGGCCTTCACCGGTTCGCCGAGCCAGTACTGGAACTCCGGTTCCTCGTCGAACTACGCCGGACTGAAGAGCGACGCGATCGACGAGGCCACCGAGGCCGTCCTGCTGACCACCGACTTCGCGGAGGCTGCGGCTCTGGCGAACGAGGCTGCCAAGCTGGTTGCCGCCGAGTACGCGATCCTGCCGGTGGTCACCACCCCCGGTTTGATCGTCATGTCGGACACCATCGCCAACATCCGTCCCAACGGTGCCACCCAGACCGGCCCGTTCTACAACATTGCAGAGTGGGGCTTCAAGGCCTGA
- the ahcY gene encoding adenosylhomocysteinase, with protein MTKSLTPDQYKVADLSLAAFGRKEIELAEHEMPGLMAVRREFADAQPLAGARITGSLHMTVQTAVLIETLVALGARVRWASCNIFSTQDHAAAAIAVGAGTPEDPQGIPVFAWKGETLEEYWDCTDRALDWGDEELNMILDDGGDATLLVHKGAEYGKTGVVPDPSTADSEEFAIVLSLLGRELATDPQKYSRMAAEIKGVTEETTTGVHRLYEMFRNGELLFPAINVNDSVTKSKFDNKYGCRHSLIDGINRGTDVLIGGKTAVVCGYGDVGKGSAESLRGQGARVIVTEVDPICALQAAMDGYQVTTLEDVVSTADIFITTTGCKDVITAEHMSQMKHQAIVGNIGHFDNEIDMAGLAKIDGIVKTEVKPQVHEWRLPSGRSIIVLSEGRLLNLGNATGHPSFVMSNSFTNQVLAQIELFAKTSQYPVGVYTLPKELDEKVARLHLDALGVKLTKLTDDQASYLGIPVAGPYKAEHYRY; from the coding sequence ATGACGAAGTCGCTTACTCCCGATCAGTACAAGGTCGCTGATCTAAGCCTCGCCGCCTTCGGGCGCAAGGAAATCGAGCTGGCCGAGCACGAGATGCCCGGACTCATGGCGGTGCGCCGGGAGTTCGCCGACGCTCAACCGTTGGCCGGCGCGCGGATCACCGGTTCGCTGCACATGACCGTTCAGACTGCGGTTCTGATCGAGACGCTGGTCGCGCTCGGTGCCCGGGTGCGCTGGGCCAGCTGCAACATCTTCTCCACCCAGGATCACGCCGCGGCCGCCATCGCGGTAGGCGCGGGTACACCGGAGGACCCGCAGGGCATCCCGGTGTTCGCCTGGAAGGGCGAGACGCTGGAGGAGTACTGGGACTGCACCGACCGTGCGCTCGACTGGGGCGACGAAGAGCTCAACATGATTCTGGACGACGGCGGCGACGCCACGCTCCTGGTTCACAAGGGTGCCGAGTACGGCAAGACCGGGGTCGTTCCGGACCCGTCGACGGCCGACAGCGAGGAATTCGCGATCGTCCTGTCGCTGTTGGGCCGTGAGCTGGCCACCGACCCCCAGAAGTACAGCCGGATGGCCGCCGAGATCAAGGGCGTCACCGAGGAGACCACCACCGGTGTGCACCGCCTCTACGAGATGTTCCGCAACGGCGAGCTGCTGTTCCCGGCCATCAACGTCAACGACTCGGTGACCAAGAGCAAGTTCGACAACAAGTACGGCTGCCGCCATTCGCTGATCGACGGGATCAACCGGGGTACCGACGTCCTGATCGGTGGCAAGACCGCCGTCGTGTGCGGATACGGCGACGTCGGCAAGGGCAGCGCGGAGTCGCTGCGCGGTCAGGGCGCCCGGGTCATCGTCACCGAGGTGGACCCGATCTGCGCGCTGCAGGCGGCCATGGACGGGTACCAGGTCACCACGTTGGAGGATGTGGTCTCCACCGCCGACATCTTCATCACCACGACCGGTTGCAAAGACGTCATCACCGCCGAGCACATGTCGCAGATGAAGCACCAGGCGATCGTCGGCAACATCGGTCACTTCGACAACGAGATCGACATGGCCGGCCTGGCCAAGATCGACGGAATCGTCAAGACCGAGGTGAAGCCGCAGGTGCACGAATGGCGTCTGCCGTCGGGCCGCAGCATCATCGTGTTGTCGGAGGGGCGCCTGCTGAACCTCGGTAACGCCACCGGACACCCGTCCTTCGTGATGAGCAACAGTTTCACCAACCAGGTTTTGGCGCAGATCGAACTGTTCGCCAAGACCAGTCAGTACCCGGTCGGCGTGTACACGCTGCCCAAGGAACTCGACGAGAAGGTCGCCCGCCTGCACCTCGACGCCCTGGGCGTCAAGCTGACCAAGCTCACCGACGACCAGGCCTCCTACCTGGGCATTCCGGTGGCGGGGCCGTATAAGGCGGAGCACTACCGCTACTGA
- a CDS encoding lytic polysaccharide monooxygenase auxiliary activity family 9 protein, with product MKTSRTLKAAMSVAAGTLVAVLLSVLGATTASAHGYTNSPVSRAYHCKLGNVSNCGPIQWEPHSVEGPKGFPAAGPADGSICAGGNAGFSQLDDPRGGDWPTTSVSSGQNFTFAWHLTAAHSTTSFEYFITVDGYDPSQPITRANLEPAPFLTVPYSGQPPSDISHSGTLPSKSGQHVILAVWTIADTANAFYQCSDVNFG from the coding sequence ATGAAAACCTCCCGCACTCTCAAAGCGGCGATGTCGGTGGCAGCCGGCACGCTGGTCGCGGTGCTGTTGAGCGTCCTGGGCGCGACAACCGCGTCAGCACACGGGTACACCAACAGCCCGGTCAGCCGTGCCTACCACTGCAAGCTCGGCAACGTCTCCAACTGTGGCCCCATTCAGTGGGAACCGCACAGCGTCGAAGGACCCAAGGGATTCCCGGCCGCCGGCCCTGCCGACGGCTCGATCTGCGCCGGCGGAAACGCCGGGTTCTCGCAACTGGACGACCCGCGTGGCGGAGACTGGCCGACCACCTCGGTCAGCTCCGGCCAGAACTTCACGTTCGCCTGGCACCTGACCGCGGCCCACTCGACCACGTCGTTCGAGTACTTCATCACCGTCGACGGATACGACCCGTCGCAACCGATCACCCGGGCCAACCTGGAACCGGCTCCCTTCTTGACCGTCCCATACAGCGGCCAGCCCCCGTCGGACATCTCGCACTCGGGGACCTTGCCGTCCAAGAGCGGACAGCACGTGATCCTGGCGGTGTGGACCATCGCCGACACCGCAAACGCGTTCTACCAGTGTTCAGACGTGAACTTCGGCTGA
- a CDS encoding cell division protein DivIVA: MSQQPSNSFFEQSNAQVEFPVVLRGYDRAQVEEHFQRVNASLKQSESARGEAEQRMTEAQRRLRQAEQRVTGLEQRLAEQAQQLEENSRPTLSGLGTRVEQILRLAEEQANEHRAEAKRETEGILSAARLEAREITDAARNEANGYKQAAERDANNVRTAAEREAAEMRVQARREAETLRSDAERETKQLRTSTGHEVAELKASVEREVASLRATADREITQLRAKAAREAEEKRAEAAKLFADAKEKRDKELQALDLELAERREKAEREESERHAEAIAATQKLVSEAELRAKTAEERSKEIESKAENRRLESERYATETTEKAKSTAEKAVSDAKAEAHRLVSDAKADAEETTTKARKEVDMLTRERDNVQSTLRTMMGQLQTIGLGALAGGGDDSKDESEKAKDAAAS; encoded by the coding sequence ATGTCCCAGCAGCCCTCCAATTCCTTCTTTGAACAATCCAACGCACAGGTCGAATTTCCGGTTGTGCTGCGTGGCTATGACCGCGCTCAAGTCGAAGAACACTTCCAGCGGGTCAACGCCTCACTGAAGCAGAGCGAGAGCGCCCGAGGCGAAGCCGAACAGCGGATGACCGAGGCTCAACGCAGGCTTCGGCAGGCCGAGCAGCGGGTGACCGGACTTGAGCAGAGGTTGGCCGAGCAGGCTCAGCAGCTCGAGGAGAACAGTCGACCGACGCTGTCCGGCCTGGGTACCCGGGTCGAGCAGATTCTGAGACTGGCCGAGGAACAGGCCAACGAGCACCGGGCCGAAGCCAAGCGCGAGACCGAGGGCATCCTGTCCGCGGCTCGTCTGGAAGCTCGCGAGATCACCGACGCGGCGCGTAACGAGGCCAACGGATACAAGCAGGCCGCCGAACGCGACGCCAACAACGTCCGCACCGCCGCCGAACGCGAAGCCGCCGAGATGCGTGTCCAGGCGCGGCGTGAGGCCGAGACCCTGCGCTCCGACGCCGAACGCGAAACCAAGCAACTGCGCACCTCCACCGGGCACGAGGTCGCCGAACTGAAGGCGAGCGTCGAGCGCGAGGTCGCCAGCCTGCGGGCCACCGCCGACCGCGAGATCACTCAGCTTCGCGCGAAAGCCGCCCGCGAGGCCGAGGAGAAGCGCGCCGAGGCCGCCAAGCTGTTCGCCGACGCCAAGGAGAAGCGCGACAAGGAACTCCAGGCGCTGGACTTGGAACTCGCAGAGCGTCGCGAGAAGGCCGAGCGCGAGGAGTCCGAGCGTCACGCGGAGGCCATCGCGGCCACGCAGAAGCTGGTCAGCGAAGCCGAGCTGCGCGCCAAGACCGCCGAGGAACGCTCCAAGGAGATCGAGTCCAAGGCCGAGAACCGTCGCCTGGAATCGGAGCGCTACGCCACCGAGACCACCGAGAAGGCGAAGTCCACCGCCGAGAAGGCCGTCTCCGACGCCAAGGCCGAGGCTCACCGCCTGGTCAGCGACGCGAAGGCCGACGCCGAGGAGACCACCACCAAGGCGCGCAAGGAGGTGGACATGCTCACACGTGAGCGTGACAACGTCCAGTCCACACTGCGCACCATGATGGGCCAGCTTCAGACCATCGGTCTGGGTGCGTTGGCCGGGGGCGGCGACGACAGCAAGGACGAGTCCGAAAAGGCCAAGGACGCCGCGGCCTCATAG
- a CDS encoding DivIVA domain-containing protein translates to MAHGGDFFSKLGESGSTDQRFDQSLRGYDKKQVDRYLSSMDAQLATLAAERAEAVAQVDRLVMQVQQLQAQIVDIRRRAAVDEKVTYKHLGARVEHILTLAEDEAGELRERAIADLETQRREVERTRREAEAEAEQARKDFETALAARRTAAEKAEADRRRIVDAEMNKRAQQAQTMLNETSQRVAEMKAEAEAEAAKIRESADEQARQLVAHVERLRAEAETTKQESETEAEQTRLAATNQATETVTAANAEAQRIQSEAEAAADQVRAESEANAQRFRQEVEATAMTIRTQAEEAATQLRTEAEAEVTKLRADTEAETERLRAETAANHEQASVKLAEAERTAGQLVTDAEQKAAELVSVATAEAERLQSESTEKSQRLIGDAEQRAAKLTADAEAHANSVTEEADRRIAELTAEANDKAERMTAEARQRADEATTAAERRAETIRARAEEISKSAAQTARRDAEAILGTARAQAKKLVSQARQGKEPVEEPAAAESAPVEEPAAVEATAVESAEKSAVEEAAPAKADDTATAPIDTELVKDAADNGGASAPDTDVTQVIDTSGISRSKSNGGKNGKNRNKGGKNNKDNGNGNRANDEAIRSGSQAS, encoded by the coding sequence ATGGCGCACGGTGGAGACTTCTTTAGCAAGCTTGGGGAGTCCGGCAGCACCGATCAACGGTTCGACCAGTCGCTGCGGGGCTACGACAAGAAGCAGGTTGACCGCTACCTGTCCAGCATGGATGCCCAATTGGCCACGTTGGCCGCCGAACGGGCCGAGGCGGTCGCCCAGGTGGACCGGCTGGTCATGCAGGTGCAGCAGTTGCAGGCGCAGATCGTGGACATTCGCCGACGCGCGGCCGTCGACGAAAAGGTCACGTATAAGCACCTGGGAGCCCGAGTCGAACATATTCTTACGCTGGCCGAAGACGAGGCCGGCGAACTGCGTGAACGCGCTATCGCCGATCTGGAAACGCAGCGACGCGAGGTCGAGCGGACTCGTCGTGAAGCTGAAGCCGAGGCCGAACAGGCCCGCAAGGACTTCGAGACGGCGCTGGCCGCCCGCCGTACCGCGGCCGAGAAGGCGGAAGCCGACCGGCGACGCATCGTCGATGCCGAGATGAACAAGCGGGCGCAGCAGGCGCAGACCATGCTCAACGAGACCTCGCAGCGGGTCGCTGAGATGAAGGCCGAGGCCGAAGCCGAAGCCGCCAAGATTCGTGAATCGGCTGACGAACAGGCCCGGCAGCTGGTCGCGCACGTCGAACGTCTTCGGGCGGAAGCCGAAACCACCAAACAGGAATCCGAGACCGAGGCCGAGCAGACTCGGTTGGCCGCGACCAACCAGGCCACCGAGACCGTGACCGCGGCCAACGCCGAGGCACAGCGGATTCAGAGCGAGGCCGAGGCCGCCGCCGATCAGGTCCGCGCCGAATCCGAGGCGAACGCACAGCGGTTCCGTCAGGAGGTCGAGGCGACGGCCATGACCATCCGCACCCAGGCCGAGGAGGCGGCGACTCAGCTGCGTACCGAGGCCGAGGCCGAAGTGACGAAGCTTCGCGCCGACACCGAAGCCGAGACCGAACGGCTGCGGGCGGAAACGGCCGCCAACCACGAGCAGGCGTCGGTCAAGTTGGCCGAGGCAGAACGTACTGCGGGTCAACTGGTCACCGATGCCGAGCAGAAGGCCGCCGAGCTGGTGTCGGTCGCGACGGCCGAGGCCGAGAGGTTGCAGTCGGAGTCCACTGAGAAGTCGCAGCGTCTGATCGGTGATGCCGAACAGCGCGCCGCGAAGTTGACGGCCGACGCCGAGGCCCACGCCAACAGCGTCACCGAGGAAGCCGACCGGCGTATCGCCGAGCTGACGGCCGAGGCCAACGACAAGGCCGAACGGATGACCGCCGAGGCACGGCAACGTGCCGACGAGGCGACCACCGCGGCCGAACGTCGGGCCGAGACGATCCGCGCCCGCGCCGAGGAGATCTCCAAGTCGGCGGCGCAGACCGCTCGCCGGGACGCGGAGGCGATCCTGGGTACCGCACGGGCTCAGGCGAAGAAGCTCGTCAGCCAGGCACGCCAGGGCAAGGAACCGGTCGAGGAGCCCGCCGCCGCGGAATCGGCTCCCGTCGAGGAACCGGCCGCCGTCGAGGCGACCGCGGTGGAATCGGCCGAGAAGTCGGCCGTGGAAGAGGCGGCGCCGGCCAAGGCCGACGACACCGCTACCGCACCCATCGACACCGAGTTGGTCAAGGACGCCGCCGACAACGGTGGGGCGTCGGCGCCGGACACCGATGTCACGCAGGTCATCGACACCTCGGGGATCAGCAGGTCGAAGTCCAACGGCGGCAAGAACGGCAAGAACCGCAACAAGGGCGGAAAGAACAACAAGGACAACGGAAACGGAAATCGCGCCAACGACGAGGCGATCCGGTCGGGATCGCAGGCTTCCTGA
- a CDS encoding AI-2E family transporter: protein MSTPRDFEDAAGSQMPQADRDGVDDSEERAADVKSDAPEHTEASDSSAGDSPFGRSGRPFTKTPFHYGLFGGLGLITAYLIFLGLETALDLIIVIVVGAFLAIGLNPIVAKLERWGMRRGFAVATVCLGAALVLCGGIVAIVPPIVTESEAFIEAAPDLVTQLSSQQWLVNLDRHLGLLDKASQAVGALDVEAVFNAAGGIASVLGMAVGTVFNGIMILLLTVYFLVSFNRLKAGFYRLLPSSRRDRAQALGDEILAKVGGYTVGALGIGAIAGCTSFVFMLFAGVPYAYALAFVVAILDLIPQVGATLGAVVVTLVGLTVSVWVALACAIFFIIYQQLENWLIYPWVMRKSVKVSDLAAILAILVGAGLMGIVGALLAVPTIAAIQLLIREVYIPRQDAT from the coding sequence ATGAGCACACCCCGCGACTTCGAGGACGCCGCAGGTTCCCAGATGCCCCAAGCCGATCGCGACGGCGTCGACGACTCTGAGGAGCGAGCCGCCGACGTGAAATCCGATGCGCCCGAACACACCGAGGCGTCGGACTCCTCAGCCGGTGATTCGCCCTTCGGACGCTCGGGGCGCCCGTTCACGAAGACCCCGTTTCATTACGGCCTCTTCGGTGGGTTGGGACTCATCACGGCCTATCTGATCTTCCTGGGGCTGGAGACCGCGCTCGACCTCATCATCGTGATCGTGGTCGGGGCATTCCTGGCCATCGGCCTGAACCCGATCGTGGCGAAGCTGGAGCGGTGGGGAATGCGGCGCGGCTTCGCGGTGGCGACCGTGTGCCTGGGGGCGGCGCTGGTGCTGTGCGGTGGGATCGTGGCGATCGTGCCACCCATCGTCACCGAGTCCGAGGCGTTCATCGAGGCCGCACCCGATCTGGTCACGCAGTTGAGTTCTCAGCAGTGGCTGGTCAATCTGGATCGTCACCTCGGTCTGCTGGACAAGGCGAGTCAGGCCGTCGGAGCCCTTGACGTGGAGGCCGTGTTCAACGCCGCCGGTGGCATCGCCAGTGTGTTGGGCATGGCGGTGGGCACCGTCTTCAACGGCATCATGATCCTGTTGTTGACGGTCTACTTCCTGGTGTCGTTCAACCGGTTGAAGGCGGGCTTCTACCGGTTGCTGCCTTCCAGTCGTCGCGATCGCGCGCAGGCTCTCGGTGATGAGATCCTGGCCAAGGTGGGCGGCTACACCGTTGGAGCGCTGGGCATCGGGGCGATCGCGGGGTGCACCTCGTTCGTGTTCATGCTGTTCGCCGGAGTTCCCTACGCCTACGCCCTGGCCTTCGTCGTGGCCATTTTGGACCTGATTCCTCAGGTCGGCGCGACGTTGGGCGCGGTGGTGGTGACGCTGGTCGGTTTGACCGTGTCGGTGTGGGTGGCGTTGGCCTGCGCGATCTTCTTCATCATTTATCAGCAGCTGGAGAACTGGCTGATCTACCCGTGGGTCATGCGCAAGTCGGTGAAGGTGTCCGACCTGGCGGCGATCCTGGCGATTCTGGTCGGCGCCGGTCTGATGGGGATCGTCGGTGCGCTGTTGGCGGTGCCCACGATCGCGGCGATCCAGTTGCTGATCCGCGAGGTTTACATTCCACGTCAGGACGCCACGTGA